From Candidatus Thermoplasmatota archaeon:
TTCATAATCTTTTTCAATAACCAATAAATTTAGCGTTCCGGGGAAGGGTATAAATCCAAAGACTTTATGAAACTGTTCTGCATACTCGTCTTTAACAATATACAATCGACCTTCACCTTTACCAGATGCAACTTCCCCTCTTATCAACATTTCATATGGCATTACTACCCTTGAGTTTGGCAAAAATTTTCTTGCCCATATCAGTAAGTTCCAGCCTGCCGTCATCATCCTTTATTATACCATTTTTTTTCAGGTCTGATACAGCATTTTCTACCATCTTGGGAAAGAGATGCTGCTTTTTTGCTATCGTATTTATGGAATTCCCTCCAGATGCTATCTCCAAAAATACGGATTTGCGGAACTTGTTTGACAGGATGAAACCCTCTTCTTTATCCATTTTTCACCGATACATTAATTTGCTTTTGTTAGATAAACTTTTTCCATGATGCACATTCCGAAAATAGAATCGGCAGATGAATTGATCGACAGGGCATTCAGAAAAGCAAAAGAGATAAAAAACTTTAATAAAAAAAAGAAGGCGATACAAAAAATTCGAATGGTACAAAAAACCATTGATTCGTGCCTGAATAAATATGTCAAGGCATTTCCTAGTTTTGACAATCTGCACCCTTTTTACAATGAGCTGCTTGACGTTGCAGTTGGAATTGATGAGTTAAAAAAATCACTTGGGGCAATAGACTGGGCAAGGAAAAAATGCAATGATATTTCCAGGATAGAAATTAAAAAGATGAGAAGAAGCAAGGAGTATGATAAGATAGTCAAATCAGCGTACGGTAGAATCTCTTCAATTGTTTATCGTGTTAGTAAAAACCTGGAATTTTTGGAAGAAGCAAGAATAAAAATTCGCAATATACCATCCATCGAGATAGACAGTCCAACCGTTGTGATAGTAGGGTATCCAAATGTTGGGAAATCGTCTCTCCTCCGCCATCTCTCACTGGCAAAACCAAAAATCGCTCCATACCCTTTTACAACAACGGGACTTGTACTAGGCCATTTTTCGGTGGAGAAAAAATACATAGAACATAAAGTACAGGTAGTGGAAGCTCCCGGCCTCCTCGACCGCCCTTTATCTCCCAAAAACAGGGTGGAAAAACAGGCGATGGCAGCCATATATTATCTTGCAAATGTCATTGTATTCATGATTGATCCGACCCAGTATTGCGGTTATTCTATCAAGGAACAGGAAAATCTTTTAGCCAGTATGAAAAAGGACATATCTCTCCCAATAATTGTTGTAGAAAACAAATCAGATTTATGCAAATCGGACAGAAAATGCCTGAAAATATCGTGCAAATCTGGAGATGGAATATCCGAATTAAAAGAAGAAATAATAAAAAATCTGGAGTTATAATTTTTTTTATTCTTTTATTTCCTCAGGAGTAATTGGTGCAGCCTCTTCAGTTTCCTCAACATCCGCTGTCTGCTCATCCAAATGCTCTTCTTCATCCGCTTCATTCTCCGTAACTGCTTCTTCAGTTACCTCTTTAGTATTACCTTCTAATATCTCTTTACCTGCCTCCTCCTCGGCTTCTTCGCTTATCATTGCTTTGATCTTGGGGATTTCAAGAATTTTCGATTTGTAAATCTCAACCCTCTTTATGGGATAAATTTTTTTGGACAGCCTGTATGCTTCCCTGCCCAATTCACCATCAAGCATTAACTTTACAAACCCATCAAAATCTCTGGTGCCTGCTTCTTTTTCTGCCGTTTCCTTAAGTATTTCCCTTATCGCCTTTTTCTGGGATGACTGGATTCTCTTGGTCGCTAAAGCTGACGGACTAATTCTCACCCCTATTCCGTCCTTGGTTTTGATATCAAACACGCCATCTACTTTAGATTTGTGTTTTCTGCTCATTCTTTTGATATAGTCTGAAGTCAAAGAATGGCCGATGAATACAGTATTTGCCTCCAATCCTTTTGTCTCCACTATTTTAAATTTGAGCTTTATATGCGATTTTGCAAAATCATTTGTCAG
This genomic window contains:
- a CDS encoding GTPase, which gives rise to MMHIPKIESADELIDRAFRKAKEIKNFNKKKKAIQKIRMVQKTIDSCLNKYVKAFPSFDNLHPFYNELLDVAVGIDELKKSLGAIDWARKKCNDISRIEIKKMRRSKEYDKIVKSAYGRISSIVYRVSKNLEFLEEARIKIRNIPSIEIDSPTVVIVGYPNVGKSSLLRHLSLAKPKIAPYPFTTTGLVLGHFSVEKKYIEHKVQVVEAPGLLDRPLSPKNRVEKQAMAAIYYLANVIVFMIDPTQYCGYSIKEQENLLASMKKDISLPIIVVENKSDLCKSDRKCLKISCKSGDGISELKEEIIKNLEL
- a CDS encoding 30S ribosomal protein S3ae, which gives rise to MPRERTKRKKKEKEWYGVLAPHTFGKAKIAEAVADDPEKLINRNVEISLQELTNDFAKSHIKLKFKIVETKGLEANTVFIGHSLTSDYIKRMSRKHKSKVDGVFDIKTKDGIGVRISPSALATKRIQSSQKKAIREILKETAEKEAGTRDFDGFVKLMLDGELGREAYRLSKKIYPIKRVEIYKSKILEIPKIKAMISEEAEEEAGKEILEGNTKEVTEEAVTENEADEEEHLDEQTADVEETEEAAPITPEEIKE